From Aricia agestis chromosome 11, ilAriAges1.1, whole genome shotgun sequence, a single genomic window includes:
- the LOC121731863 gene encoding uncharacterized protein LOC121731863 has protein sequence MDGVKCSECQGKFDFPCAGITEGGWRKLGDRKNTWRCSGCKAMAASNPRLSPARAATNPLDMDIIMMQLKALAARMDNSLPALLENVKAIQVELADLKTLKAECTTLKSSVEFLSHSVDSLSSKLSDVESEMDSLKKTKTDISAIQERCSKLEDLRNESEQKLRQNNIEIKGVPITNSENLFTIIEKIGNTIGCTIPKEQINYIARLPTRNNDKNKNIICSVHNRYIKNNFVAAAKKLKAGINATILGFQSDTHIYVNDHLTMENKILLNKTKSLAKQKDFLYVWVSGCKILIKKNATSPTFHIETEKDLQKYIR, from the coding sequence ATGGATGGCGTCAAATGCTCCGAATGTCAAGGTAAATTCGATTTCCCCTGCGCCGGCATTACCGAAGGTGGTTGGCGAAAACTAGGAGATCGCAAAAATACATGGAGGTGTAGTGGCTGCAAGGCAATGGCAGCTTCTAACCCTCGCCTTTCGCCTGCCCGCGCCGCTACAAACCCTTTGGACATGGACATCATTATGATGCAGCTTAAGGCCCTAGCGGCACGTATGGACAACAGCCTACCTGCATTGCTTGAAAACGTCAAGGCTATTCAAGTGGAACTTGCTGACCTAAAAACCCTCAAAGCTGAGTGTACTACCCTTAAATCTAGTGTGGAATTCCTCAGCCACTCAGTGGATTCTCTCAGCAGCAAGTTGTCCGACGTGGAAAGCGAAATGGACTcgcttaaaaaaacaaaaacggaCATATCTGCTATCCAAGAACGCTGCTCCAAGCTCGAGGATCTTCGCAACGAGTCAGAACAAAAATTGAGGCAGAACAACATTGAAATTAAGGGTGTACCGATAACCAACTCTGAAAACCTTTTTACTATCATCGAGAAGATCGGTAACACAATTGGATGCACTATACCAAAGGAACAAATAAACTATATCGCGCGCTTGCCAACGCGCAACAACGATAAGAACAAGAACATCATCTGCTCAGTACACAATCGCTACATAAAAAACAACTTCGTGGCCGCAGCAAAAAAATTGAAAGCAGGCATAAATGCGACTATCTTAGGATTTCAATCGGACACCCATATTTATGTTAACGACCACTTAACTATGGAGAATAAAATTCTTCTAAATAAAACGAAGTCATTGGCTAAACAGAAAGATTTTTTATATGTCTGGGTGTCGGGGTGCAAAATCCTCATCAAAAAGAATGCAACATCACCGACATTCCACATCGAAACGGAAAAGGATCTGCAAAAGTATATTCGTTAA
- the LOC121732032 gene encoding C-type mannose receptor 2-like isoform X2, producing the protein MFPKCLLLCLLCVFNKIESKLDKLIRGGYVYINETNNFYHLRNDATPFSWLHAKAACELEDGTLFFPENEHETETVIAHFQDTWTTEKIYVGIVKPTAIRNQIDAAESFKTMDGRALEDVYSNSWGQDQPDNNEGNEHCVCMFKNALLHDYPCLKPFDDVHFICKKTEVASLKKDCKPGKFFINDYTYLNETRSFYKFHNKDGVLSWLHAKAACELEGATLFFPETKYEAEVVIAHFRNSWTAEKIYVGIVKPTAIRNQIDAAEGFKTMDGRALEAVYNNWSQGQPDNRRGAEHCVCMFKDGLLHDYPCLKAYNDVQFICKQTVTQNAKPNKFFRKGYKYLKATESFYKIHTIPRNWNDARTTCELEGATLFYPQDEEEAYAVISYWNSTQLSFWIHIGVSAHNVINVYETIDGLPVEEVYNEWAPAEPSGGSESCVILRRDGLITDDECDLSWPFICKKTEASLRWNDLCGLPDPVYTYHNATDRCYKLHLTPKSWKDAYTTCSVEGSRVAVINSDEEAKIFVDMIKSSSNDLIGDAAHLGFKYDNGWKIYQGTHLSSSGYVKWDDGQPDRSGNKTCGSMLYNGLLSAVNCNDKRIFICEKSIVSSSK; encoded by the exons AATCCAAACTCGATAAACTCATCAGAGGTGGCTATGTATACATCAACGAAACGAACAATTTTTATCATCTCCGCAACGACGCAACCCCATTTTCTTGGCTTCACGCTAAGGCGGCGTGTGAGCTGGAGGACGGAACTCTCTTTTTTCCTGAAAATGAACACGAGACAGAAACTGTCATAGCCCACTTCCAGGACACATGGACGACTGAGAAAATCTACGTCGGCATAGTCAAGCCTACTGCAATTCGAAACCAAATCGACGCTGCAGAGAGCTTCAAAACTATGGACG GTCGGGCATTAGAAGACGTGTATAGCAACAGTTGGGGACAAGACCAGCCGGACAACAATGAGGGCAATGAACACTGCGTGTGCATGTTCAAGAACGCATTACTCCACGACTACCCATGTTTGAAACCATTTGACGACGTCCACTTTATTTGCAAGAAGACAGAAGTGGCTTCACTCAAAAAAG ATTGCAAACCTGGTAAGTTCTTCATTAATGACTACACATATTTGAATGAAACACGCAGCTTCTACAAATTTCACAACAAAGATGGCGTATTGTCTTGGCTTCACGCTAAAGCAGCGTGCGAATTGGAAGGAGCCACTCTTTTCTTCCCGGAGACCAAATACGAGGCAGAAGTAGTCATAGCCCACTTCCGGAATTCATGGACAGCCGAGAAGATCTACGTCGGCATAGTCAAGCCTACTGCAATCCGAAACCAAATCGACGCCGCAGAGGGCTTCAAAACCATGGACG gTCGCGCTTTGGAAGCCGTGTATAACAACTGGTCACAAGGGCAGCCGGACAACAGGAGGGGGGCTGAACACTGCGTGTGTATGTTCAAGGATGGATTACTCCACGACTACCCATGTTTGAAAGCCTATAACGACGTCCAATTTATTTGCAAACAGACAGTAACGCAAA acgCCAAACCTAACAAATTCTTCAGAAAAGGTTACAAATATTTGAAAGCTACagaaagcttttataaaattcacACCATACCCAGAAACTGGAACGATGCAAGGACCACCTGTGAGCTGGAGGGGGCCACTCTCTTCTACCCCCAGGATGAGGAAGAGGCCTATGCTGTCATATCATACTGGAATTCTACTCAGTTATCTTTTTGGATACATATTGGGGTTTCCGCGCACAATGTCATAAACGTCTACGAAACTATTGATG GTCTACCAGTAGAAGAAGTGTACAACGAGTGGGCTCCTGCGGAGCCGAGTGGGGGCTCGGAATCATGCGTGATACTGAGACGAGATGGACTCATCACTGATGACGAGTGCGACTTGTCCTGGCCCTTTATATGCAAGAAGACGGAGGCGTCGCTACGCTGGAACGACCTGTGTGGTCTCCCAGACCCAG TGTACACATATCATAATGCAACAGACAGATGCTACAAATTACATTTAACCCCAAAGAGCTGGAAGGACGCGTACACCACGTGCAGTGTAGAGGGGTCGAGGGTTGCAGTTATCAATTCGGATGAAGAAGCTAAAATATTTGTTGATATGATTAAAAGTTCATCCAATGATCTCATAGGGGACGCAGCTCACTTGGGTTTCAAGTACGACAATGGATGGAAAATTTACCAAG GTACACATTTAAGCAGCAGTGGCTACGTGAAATGGGACGACGGCCAACCTGACCGCAGCGGCAACAAGACCTGCGGCTCCATGTTGTACAACGGACTACTGAGCGCCGTCAACTGTAACGACAAAAGAATTTTCATCTGTGAGAAATCAATCGTTTCCTCTTCCAAATAA
- the LOC121732032 gene encoding C-type mannose receptor 2-like isoform X1, which produces MFIKCLLLCLLSCVFNKIESKLDKLIRGGYVYINETNNFYHLRNDATPFSWLHAKAACELEDGTLFFPENEHETETVIAHFQDTWTTEKIYVGIVKPTAIRNQIDAAESFKTMDGRALEDVYSNSWGQDQPDNNEGNEHCVCMFKNALLHDYPCLKPFDDVHFICKKTEVASLKKDCKPGKFFINDYTYLNETRSFYKFHNKDGVLSWLHAKAACELEGATLFFPETKYEAEVVIAHFRNSWTAEKIYVGIVKPTAIRNQIDAAEGFKTMDGRALEAVYNNWSQGQPDNRRGAEHCVCMFKDGLLHDYPCLKAYNDVQFICKQTVTQNAKPNKFFRKGYKYLKATESFYKIHTIPRNWNDARTTCELEGATLFYPQDEEEAYAVISYWNSTQLSFWIHIGVSAHNVINVYETIDGLPVEEVYNEWAPAEPSGGSESCVILRRDGLITDDECDLSWPFICKKTEASLRWNDLCGLPDPVYTYHNATDRCYKLHLTPKSWKDAYTTCSVEGSRVAVINSDEEAKIFVDMIKSSSNDLIGDAAHLGFKYDNGWKIYQGTHLSSSGYVKWDDGQPDRSGNKTCGSMLYNGLLSAVNCNDKRIFICEKSIVSSSK; this is translated from the exons AATCCAAACTCGATAAACTCATCAGAGGTGGCTATGTATACATCAACGAAACGAACAATTTTTATCATCTCCGCAACGACGCAACCCCATTTTCTTGGCTTCACGCTAAGGCGGCGTGTGAGCTGGAGGACGGAACTCTCTTTTTTCCTGAAAATGAACACGAGACAGAAACTGTCATAGCCCACTTCCAGGACACATGGACGACTGAGAAAATCTACGTCGGCATAGTCAAGCCTACTGCAATTCGAAACCAAATCGACGCTGCAGAGAGCTTCAAAACTATGGACG GTCGGGCATTAGAAGACGTGTATAGCAACAGTTGGGGACAAGACCAGCCGGACAACAATGAGGGCAATGAACACTGCGTGTGCATGTTCAAGAACGCATTACTCCACGACTACCCATGTTTGAAACCATTTGACGACGTCCACTTTATTTGCAAGAAGACAGAAGTGGCTTCACTCAAAAAAG ATTGCAAACCTGGTAAGTTCTTCATTAATGACTACACATATTTGAATGAAACACGCAGCTTCTACAAATTTCACAACAAAGATGGCGTATTGTCTTGGCTTCACGCTAAAGCAGCGTGCGAATTGGAAGGAGCCACTCTTTTCTTCCCGGAGACCAAATACGAGGCAGAAGTAGTCATAGCCCACTTCCGGAATTCATGGACAGCCGAGAAGATCTACGTCGGCATAGTCAAGCCTACTGCAATCCGAAACCAAATCGACGCCGCAGAGGGCTTCAAAACCATGGACG gTCGCGCTTTGGAAGCCGTGTATAACAACTGGTCACAAGGGCAGCCGGACAACAGGAGGGGGGCTGAACACTGCGTGTGTATGTTCAAGGATGGATTACTCCACGACTACCCATGTTTGAAAGCCTATAACGACGTCCAATTTATTTGCAAACAGACAGTAACGCAAA acgCCAAACCTAACAAATTCTTCAGAAAAGGTTACAAATATTTGAAAGCTACagaaagcttttataaaattcacACCATACCCAGAAACTGGAACGATGCAAGGACCACCTGTGAGCTGGAGGGGGCCACTCTCTTCTACCCCCAGGATGAGGAAGAGGCCTATGCTGTCATATCATACTGGAATTCTACTCAGTTATCTTTTTGGATACATATTGGGGTTTCCGCGCACAATGTCATAAACGTCTACGAAACTATTGATG GTCTACCAGTAGAAGAAGTGTACAACGAGTGGGCTCCTGCGGAGCCGAGTGGGGGCTCGGAATCATGCGTGATACTGAGACGAGATGGACTCATCACTGATGACGAGTGCGACTTGTCCTGGCCCTTTATATGCAAGAAGACGGAGGCGTCGCTACGCTGGAACGACCTGTGTGGTCTCCCAGACCCAG TGTACACATATCATAATGCAACAGACAGATGCTACAAATTACATTTAACCCCAAAGAGCTGGAAGGACGCGTACACCACGTGCAGTGTAGAGGGGTCGAGGGTTGCAGTTATCAATTCGGATGAAGAAGCTAAAATATTTGTTGATATGATTAAAAGTTCATCCAATGATCTCATAGGGGACGCAGCTCACTTGGGTTTCAAGTACGACAATGGATGGAAAATTTACCAAG GTACACATTTAAGCAGCAGTGGCTACGTGAAATGGGACGACGGCCAACCTGACCGCAGCGGCAACAAGACCTGCGGCTCCATGTTGTACAACGGACTACTGAGCGCCGTCAACTGTAACGACAAAAGAATTTTCATCTGTGAGAAATCAATCGTTTCCTCTTCCAAATAA